From the genome of Alphaproteobacteria bacterium, one region includes:
- a CDS encoding TIGR02300 family protein — protein sequence MAKPEWGVKRACLSCGARFYDMQNSPIVCPSCETVFDPEAIFRPRRNRPAEPDAPAPANDDAAKPAAKSDDDDDEVAALISDVEVDDDDDDDDALAPDLDDDDDDDEPVVVVKKDSDDD from the coding sequence GTGGCAAAACCCGAATGGGGCGTTAAGCGGGCATGCTTGTCATGCGGCGCGCGCTTCTATGACATGCAGAATTCTCCGATCGTCTGCCCGAGTTGCGAGACGGTCTTCGATCCGGAAGCGATCTTCCGCCCGCGGCGCAATCGCCCGGCCGAGCCGGATGCGCCGGCTCCGGCGAACGACGATGCGGCCAAGCCGGCGGCGAAGTCGGACGACGATGATGATGAGGTGGCGGCGCTGATCAGCGACGTGGAAGTCGATGACGACGATGATGACGATGATGCGCTCGCGCCCGATCTCGACGATGATGATGATGACGACGAGCCCGTGGTCGTGGTCAAGAAGGACAGCGACGACGATTAG